CCTTTCAGGGACAAAAGTCTTTTGACCCGAAACCGAGTGGTATGAAAAAGAAGACAATTCCCCCGGGGGCATTTCATTTTTTACAACCTGAAAGATAAACAGAAAACTGGCCGCAAGGATCAGGACAAGCCACACGGCCCCGGGAGGTGAATAACCTGCTTTACAGCATGTAGATTTCATAGAAAACTCCCAATCCCCACATGAGGATTACACCCAGCAAACGGGCTGTCAGTAGCGGAAAAACAATTTTTCTGATTTTTAAACCGGTCCAGACGGTCAGGGTCAAAACAACCCATATAAGCCACAACCCCTCAAAACAATTGAAGGCATTCAGAAGTTTATTCAGCATAGGATAGCGATTGATCGATACGATTGAACCGAGAGAAAGGGGAACTGTGAGTACTTCCGGAAGCATATCACCTGCAGTAAACGGATTGAACAGGGGTATCAATTTTGAAAAATCCCTGAGAATTAAAATGCCAAATGCAGGCAACATGGCATGAAAAACCTTTTTAAAAGGAATCCATATTTGCATAATCATAAAAAAGAGGTGAACCAGAAGTGCCATCAAAGTGATACGGATAAGAATGAAAAAAGGGATAAACAGCAATGTCCAGTAAGTTATATCCCGGATCCGTGCGAAAATCAGGTCAATATATACTGGGGAAAACTGCTCTCCCAGGAGCTGTTCCACTGTTTGGCGTGTTGTGAAATGATCCTGATAAATCCAGACAAACGCCATAGATAAAACGGACCACAGGATAAGAAATCCACTCCAGGGAACAGACTTCATGCGTTTGAAAAAAGATTGATAAGCAATCATAAACATAGCATCACCCGACGTATTCTCTTTTCAGGTCCACAACGGTATGAGCCAGATCCGTAATCTGGGTATCGTGGCTGATAAGAATGACCGCATGGTTTCCGGCATACACTTTGATCCATTTCAGAACCCATTGACGGGTCATATGGTCCAGAGAATTGAAACACTCATCCAGAATCAGGACCTCCGGCTCTTCGAAGATAGCCCGAAGAAGTCCCACGATTTGCTTTTCTCCCCCGGAGAGCCGGAGGTGTCCTTCTCCAAGAATCGTCAGAAGACCATATTCAAATTTTTGAAAAAACCAGTTGAAATCCCGGTGCATATCATTCAGCCAGCGATAATCCTCCGGTTTTCGTCCCAGGGAAATATTATCCCACAGTGTCATGTTGAAAATTTTCACATCCTGGCTGACCAAGCCAAAATGCCGCCGGTAATCCGCAACATCCGTCATCATGACAGGTTTCCCATTCCAGTACATATCCCCTTCACAAAATTGATACTGACGCAGGATGGAATGGACCAAGGTTGTTTTTCCTGTCCCATTGTCACCGGAAATCTGTATCAGGGATCCTTTCCGGAGCGAAAAACTGATTTTTTCAAAAAGAGGGTGATATTTTGGCCATTGGAAAGTGCAGTTCCGGAGATCCAGAGAAAAATCCGAGGTGGGATCATCGGATTTCCCATCACATTTTTCCACAGGATGGACCAGCAAATCCCGGATCCGTGTGATCGCTTCCCGGGCTTCAGCCCCCTTTAAAGCATTTTCCATCAATCTGAAAAGGGAGGGGATAAAATTAGCCGTGAGAATAAAGGCGGCAAGCCAGTTGCCAAAGGATATTTGTTCATTCAGTACACTCACGATACCCCAACCGATAAACAGAAGCTGAAACAGTCCGAGAAAACACTCGGAAAACACAAATAAACGGCTGTTTAACAACCCCACTTCCTTCCACCGGTTTAAAAAAGAATCATATTTTTCCCTGTTCAGCCCGATAAAATAGGTATGTACCCCAAACGCAGAAATTTCCGGCATTCCCTCCATCGTTTCTATCAATTCATGACTGAAGGCAGCACCTTTTTGAAGCATAGTATTCTGAAGTTTTCGAAGCCGGGGATAAAACCCTGTCAAAATCCCGGCCAACAACAGAACATGCAAGGTGGATAATCCTGCCAAAAAAGGAGAGAAAAAGACCATTACAAGAAGGCTTCCGGCCAAAATAAAAGCATCTGCCAATCCCTGCAAAAGAGTAAACTGGTAAAACGACTGTATCCGAAAAATATCCAGAAACCGAGAAGTCATTTCACCGGTACTGAATCGTGTTATAATCGAATATGGAAGATGAGTAAAGTGGGCAATGGATTCCTGAAAAATATCCTTAAAAAGAATTTTTCCGTGCCGGTAAAAAAGAAGATTCCGGATATAAGATACAGCACTTCTGATGAGCAGAAAACATGCCAGAAAAACAAGACTTATTAATAATAGTTGTTTATCCTGATGGGGAATAACACGTTCTGTTACAGTCCTGATCAGAAATGCCGTGAAAAAACCTGCAAAAATCGAAATCAAGCCACAGAAAAGAATTTGAAGAACGTGATCTGCATATTTCCTGACATAGGATAAAAGCCACTCCCCGTCAGATAAATAATCCGGGTCCCGGTAAGGGGAAACACACTGCACAGTCATCAAAACCCTGCTTTTCCACAGGGAGTCCAGATCCTTCTGATCCAGCCAGTAAAGACCTTTTGCCGGATCCCCAATTAAAAACCGGCCCTTTTTGTGAGCATAGACTATCACATAATGGGCAAGATGTTCCGGGAGTTCGCAATGAAGGATGACAGGCAACTCAACTTTCGGATATTTCCCTTTTTCAATCCGGAACGCGGAACATTTCAAGCCTGTTTTTTCGGCCGCCTGCTTCAAATCATATAATCGACATCCTTTATAATCAGTATGACACAATAGACGAAGCTTATCCAGATAAGCATAACCGCCAAAATAGCGAATCAGACTTAAAAGACAAGCCGGCCCGCAGTCCGAAGTCTGATGCTGTTTCACGACAGGATATTTGAAATAGTTAATAATCATTTTTCTATAACTATCTTCCTGTAAATATTTTATTCTATTTACAATAATAAATCAACCCAACAAAATTTCTACAGATTCTCAACTAAAAGCAAAAACCCGGATAACACCGGGTTTTTATGAAAAAAAATTATAAAAATTAGCAGAAGTTAAAAATACCAGTTATTCACCAGTTTGAATCCAAATCCCCGGATATTGTCTGTAAATCCGGCACTTCCCAGCGAATAGGTATAAATACCCATATCCCAGATCCGGGTATTAAACCCAATGCCTGTTTTCAGGTACCCGTTGCCATTGGTAAAACCGGCCCCCAGATTCAGCATAAGCCATTTCAACGGAAAAATATCCAGTTCAAGATATGTCCGGGGGGATTCTTCATATCCCAGGCCTTCATTCAAAAAGGCAGTTAAACCTGTGCGAACCATCAATACGGATATAGGTTGCCATGTCAAATCCAGCTTCATGCGGGAAGCCAGGTTTTCGGTCATAACGAAGTTCGAATCAAGAGTTGTATGGCTGGCATTCAGCAGGGAATCCACATCCAGATCGTCTTCGGAAAATGTACCAACGGGGTCTTCAATACATGCATCCCATCGATACTCTTTTTTAATCATATTGGAGCTGTTGACGCTTGCTCCAAGATCGAGGAAAGAAAGCTGGACATCCACCCGGTTTGCCACAAAGGGAATGGGCAGAAAATCCTTCAGTTTTGCACCCACGCCGAAATCAAAGCCAAAGGTTGGTCCAGCCACTTCAACATCGGCATCAGGATTTACAAAGCTGTAGCTTGCAATTCCGGCGGTTTGAACAGAGGTTTCATCCACACCGATAACCACATCATGGGCTTCAGCCAGACTGAATCCTCCCAGATAGGCATTCACGGCCAGTCCGACCCGGATATCCACAATATCCCGAACGATGGGTATATACTGGCTGATGGTGTGTCCCATACCCAGTGAATTCCTTATATAGGCATAAACTTCAGCCGATGTTTCCATATTGGTAATGGAATTGCCGAAACTGAAACCCGGTGCCTGATTTCCCAGGAATGGAATGACCAGGATTTCACCGGGGAGTGTTCCGGAGACCCCGACATGGACACCGCTATTAAAAAAAACGGGGCCCACCCTCAGAGCAAAAAGAGTTGGGAAGGATATCTGTGAATAGAAAGGCAGGCCATTTTCTTCAAACAGTCCGGCAAAGTATTCCCGATCTTCAAAAGTCAGTATATCCCGGGACACGAAATCGTTATAATTCGCCACGGTAAGTGCACCGTTGGAGAATTGGAAATCCATATTCACCATGGGTGCAACGAGAGAGAGGGAAACCATGGACTCATGATCAATCCCAAGGTTTGCCGGATTGCCCTGTAACGCTGCCGGCTGGCGGAATGTTCGTTTATAGACGATATCCGTATAGGAATCTGCAACATCCGATCCGTCTTCTTTTATAACCGACGAAGCAGAGGCAAGAGATACCGGCTGCTTTTCCGGCTCCCAAACATTTACATCCTGTTCTGTGGCCTGTTTATTATCGGAAGTGTCTTTTTCCAGAAAATTCTGACCGGACATATCGTAGACTTCTTCCTCTGCCTGCGATTCATCCATCTCACGATCCAGTTCTTCGAAAGCCTTATCGGCCCGT
The DNA window shown above is from Candidatus Neomarinimicrobiota bacterium and carries:
- a CDS encoding ATP-binding cassette domain-containing protein, translated to MIINYFKYPVVKQHQTSDCGPACLLSLIRYFGGYAYLDKLRLLCHTDYKGCRLYDLKQAAEKTGLKCSAFRIEKGKYPKVELPVILHCELPEHLAHYVIVYAHKKGRFLIGDPAKGLYWLDQKDLDSLWKSRVLMTVQCVSPYRDPDYLSDGEWLLSYVRKYADHVLQILFCGLISIFAGFFTAFLIRTVTERVIPHQDKQLLLISLVFLACFLLIRSAVSYIRNLLFYRHGKILFKDIFQESIAHFTHLPYSIITRFSTGEMTSRFLDIFRIQSFYQFTLLQGLADAFILAGSLLVMVFFSPFLAGLSTLHVLLLAGILTGFYPRLRKLQNTMLQKGAAFSHELIETMEGMPEISAFGVHTYFIGLNREKYDSFLNRWKEVGLLNSRLFVFSECFLGLFQLLFIGWGIVSVLNEQISFGNWLAAFILTANFIPSLFRLMENALKGAEAREAITRIRDLLVHPVEKCDGKSDDPTSDFSLDLRNCTFQWPKYHPLFEKISFSLRKGSLIQISGDNGTGKTTLVHSILRQYQFCEGDMYWNGKPVMMTDVADYRRHFGLVSQDVKIFNMTLWDNISLGRKPEDYRWLNDMHRDFNWFFQKFEYGLLTILGEGHLRLSGGEKQIVGLLRAIFEEPEVLILDECFNSLDHMTRQWVLKWIKVYAGNHAVILISHDTQITDLAHTVVDLKREYVG